The following proteins come from a genomic window of Takifugu rubripes chromosome 11, fTakRub1.2, whole genome shotgun sequence:
- the LOC101073269 gene encoding multidrug and toxin extrusion protein 1-like isoform X5 gives MATYSAALPPPWKDCFLIKLMRNFLPVGFKQEFKEMFRLAAPATFGSCNLQKVGTILQRGVLILLLACCPCWAILVNTEVILLAVRQEPEVARMAQLYVKIFMPALPATFMYSLQTKYLQNQGIIWPEVITGLVVNLINALLNYIFIFLLNMGLEGSAIANSLSQASLATILFCYIIWKGLHKATWAGWSKACLQDWGSYINLAIPSMAMMCIELWTYEIGGFLAGLINEVELGAQSVIFQLANIAVVVISPRASFSCATGSNRQTLTLQSQQFPLGFSIAGNIRVGNSLGAKNTEQARLSAKSATLCAVSISICLATIIGASKDYIAYLFTNDEQIRKRVAEVVGFYPPFIIFDAISATVGGIMRGAGKQKVGAICNILGYYGLGLPMGTSLMFAAKLGITGLWIGLLTCMFLQTSFLISYLLRLNWKKITEEAQIRVGNVTKPMMSSKVDDSEDSQDLDETEEAALMPNREQMSHRSLVLRRGLVLVLMLFILAFGIILNLTIMKLIT, from the exons ATGGCGACTTATTCCGCTGCCTTACCTCCTCCGTGGAAGGACTGTTTTCTCATAAAGCTGATGCGCAACTTTCTGCCGGTTGGTTTCAAGCAAGAATTCAAAGAAATGTTCAGACTGGCCGCACCAGCC ACGTTTGGGAGTTGTAACTTGCAGAAGGTGGGCACCATTCTGCAGCGGGGCGTGCTCATCCTCCTGCTGGCCTGTTGCCCCTGCTGGGCCATCCTCGTCAACACAGAGGTCATTCTGCTGGCAGTCAGACAAGAACCGGAGGTGGCCAG AATGGCTCAGTTGTATGTGAAGATCTTCATGCCGGCGCTTCCT GCTACTTTCATGTATTCTTTGCAAACAAAGTACCTGCAAAACCAG GGCATCATTTGGCCTGAGGTCATCACAGGACTTGTGGTGAACCTCATCAATGCTCTCCTCAACTACATTTTCATATTCCTGTTAAACATGGGCTTGGA GGGTTCCGCCATCGCCAATTCCCTCTCCCAGGCCTCGCTGGCGACGATCCTCTTTTGTTACATTATTTGGAAGGGTCTTCACAAGGCCACCTGGGCAG GCTGGTCCAAAGCTTGCCTCCAGGACTGGGGCTCCTACATCAACTTGGCCATCCCCAGTATGGCCATGATGTGCATCGAGTTGTGGACCTATGAGATTGGGGGCTTTCTGGCAG GGCTCATAAATGAGGTGGAACTTGGAGCTCAGTCGGTCATATTTCAACTAGCCAACATAGCCGTCGTGGTAATTTCCCCTCGTGCGAGTTTTTCCTGCGCCACAGGCAGTAACAGGCAGACTTTAACGCTCCAATCTCAACAGTTTCCTTTAGGTTTCAGCATCGCCGGCAACATCCGAGTGGGAAACTCATTGGGGGCCAAAAACACCGAGCAGGCCAGGCTGTCGGCGAAATCTGCCACGCTGTGTGCTG TCTCAATCTCCATATGTTTGGCGACAATCATCGGGGCCTCCAAGGACTACATCGCTTACTTGTTTACAAATGACGA GCAAATCAGGAAAAGGGTTGCTGAGGTCGTCGGTTTTTACCCTCCCTTTATCATCTTCGATGCCATATCG GCCACCGTTGGGGGCATCATGAGAGGAGCAGGTAAACAGAAAGTTGGAGCCATTTGCAACATTTTGGGATATTACGGACTTGGTTTACCCATGGGGACGTCACTGATGTTTGCAGCCAAGTTGGGAATCACGg GGTTGTGGATAGGTTTGCTCACCTGCATGTTCCTGCAGACTTCCTTTCTGATTTCCTACCTGTTGAGGCTGAACTGGAAGAAAATTACAGAAGAG GCTCAGATCAGAGTGGGAAACGTCACAAAACCAA TGATGTCATCCAAAGTGGATGACTCTGAAGACTCGCAGGATCTGGATGAGACTGAAGAAGCAGCATTGATGCCAAACCGGGAGCAGATGTCCCACAGGTCTCTGGTCCTGCGGAGGGGCCTGGTTCTGGTTTTAATGCTCTTCATCCTGGCTTTTGGGATCATTTTAAACCTGACCATAATGAAACTCATTACCTGA
- the LOC101073269 gene encoding multidrug and toxin extrusion protein 1-like isoform X3, with protein sequence MATYSAALPPPWKDCFLIKLMRNFLPVGFKQEFKEMFRLAAPATIGQLMSLSLGLVSTVFCGHLGRVELASVSLAISVINVTGISVGFGLSSACDTLISQTFGSCNLQKVGTILQRGVLILLLACCPCWAILVNTEVILLAVRQEPEVARMAQLYVKIFMPALPATFMYSLQTKYLQNQGIIWPEVITGLVVNLINALLNYIFIFLLNMGLEGSAIANSLSQASLATILFCYIIWKGLHKATWAGWSKACLQDWGSYINLAIPSMAMMCIELWTYEIGGFLAGLINEVELGAQSVIFQLANIAVVVISPRASFSCATGSNRQTLTLQSQQFPLGFSIAGNIRVGNSLGAKNTEQARLSAKSATLCAVSISICLATIIGASKDYIAYLFTNDEQIRKRVAEVVGFYPPFIIFDAISATVGGIMRGAGKQKVGAICNILGYYGLGLPMGTSLMFAAKLGITGLWIGLLTCMFLQTSFLISYLLRLNWKKITEEAQIRVGNVTKPMDDSEDSQDLDETEEAALMPNREQMSHRSLVLRRGLVLVLMLFILAFGIILNLTIMKLIT encoded by the exons ATGGCGACTTATTCCGCTGCCTTACCTCCTCCGTGGAAGGACTGTTTTCTCATAAAGCTGATGCGCAACTTTCTGCCGGTTGGTTTCAAGCAAGAATTCAAAGAAATGTTCAGACTGGCCGCACCAGCC ACGATTGGCCAGCTCATGAGTTTGTCATTGGGATTGGTCAGCACCGTGTTCTGTGGCCACCTGGGGAGGGTGGAACTGGCGTCGGTGTCTTTGGCCATATCA GTAATCAATGTCACGGGTATATCGGTTGGCTTCGGTCTGTCGTCAGCCTGCGACACGCTGATATCTCAG ACGTTTGGGAGTTGTAACTTGCAGAAGGTGGGCACCATTCTGCAGCGGGGCGTGCTCATCCTCCTGCTGGCCTGTTGCCCCTGCTGGGCCATCCTCGTCAACACAGAGGTCATTCTGCTGGCAGTCAGACAAGAACCGGAGGTGGCCAG AATGGCTCAGTTGTATGTGAAGATCTTCATGCCGGCGCTTCCT GCTACTTTCATGTATTCTTTGCAAACAAAGTACCTGCAAAACCAG GGCATCATTTGGCCTGAGGTCATCACAGGACTTGTGGTGAACCTCATCAATGCTCTCCTCAACTACATTTTCATATTCCTGTTAAACATGGGCTTGGA GGGTTCCGCCATCGCCAATTCCCTCTCCCAGGCCTCGCTGGCGACGATCCTCTTTTGTTACATTATTTGGAAGGGTCTTCACAAGGCCACCTGGGCAG GCTGGTCCAAAGCTTGCCTCCAGGACTGGGGCTCCTACATCAACTTGGCCATCCCCAGTATGGCCATGATGTGCATCGAGTTGTGGACCTATGAGATTGGGGGCTTTCTGGCAG GGCTCATAAATGAGGTGGAACTTGGAGCTCAGTCGGTCATATTTCAACTAGCCAACATAGCCGTCGTGGTAATTTCCCCTCGTGCGAGTTTTTCCTGCGCCACAGGCAGTAACAGGCAGACTTTAACGCTCCAATCTCAACAGTTTCCTTTAGGTTTCAGCATCGCCGGCAACATCCGAGTGGGAAACTCATTGGGGGCCAAAAACACCGAGCAGGCCAGGCTGTCGGCGAAATCTGCCACGCTGTGTGCTG TCTCAATCTCCATATGTTTGGCGACAATCATCGGGGCCTCCAAGGACTACATCGCTTACTTGTTTACAAATGACGA GCAAATCAGGAAAAGGGTTGCTGAGGTCGTCGGTTTTTACCCTCCCTTTATCATCTTCGATGCCATATCG GCCACCGTTGGGGGCATCATGAGAGGAGCAGGTAAACAGAAAGTTGGAGCCATTTGCAACATTTTGGGATATTACGGACTTGGTTTACCCATGGGGACGTCACTGATGTTTGCAGCCAAGTTGGGAATCACGg GGTTGTGGATAGGTTTGCTCACCTGCATGTTCCTGCAGACTTCCTTTCTGATTTCCTACCTGTTGAGGCTGAACTGGAAGAAAATTACAGAAGAG GCTCAGATCAGAGTGGGAAACGTCACAAAACCAA TGGATGACTCTGAAGACTCGCAGGATCTGGATGAGACTGAAGAAGCAGCATTGATGCCAAACCGGGAGCAGATGTCCCACAGGTCTCTGGTCCTGCGGAGGGGCCTGGTTCTGGTTTTAATGCTCTTCATCCTGGCTTTTGGGATCATTTTAAACCTGACCATAATGAAACTCATTACCTGA
- the LOC101073269 gene encoding multidrug and toxin extrusion protein 1-like isoform X1 has translation MATYSAALPPPWKDCFLIKLMRNFLPVGFKQEFKEMFRLAAPATIGQLMSLSLGLVSTVFCGHLGRVELASVSLAISVINVTGISVGFGLSSACDTLISQTFGSCNLQKVGTILQRGVLILLLACCPCWAILVNTEVILLAVRQEPEVARMAQLYVKIFMPALPATFMYSLQTKYLQNQGIIWPEVITGLVVNLINALLNYIFIFLLNMGLEGSAIANSLSQASLATILFCYIIWKGLHKATWAGWSKACLQDWGSYINLAIPSMAMMCIELWTYEIGGFLAGLINEVELGAQSVIFQLANIAVVVISPRASFSCATGSNRQTLTLQSQQFPLGFSIAGNIRVGNSLGAKNTEQARLSAKSATLCAVSISICLATIIGASKDYIAYLFTNDEQIRKRVAEVVGFYPPFIIFDAISATVGGIMRGAGKQKVGAICNILGYYGLGLPMGTSLMFAAKLGITGLWIGLLTCMFLQTSFLISYLLRLNWKKITEEAQIRVGNVTKPMMSSKVDDSEDSQDLDETEEAALMPNREQMSHRSLVLRRGLVLVLMLFILAFGIILNLTIMKLIT, from the exons ATGGCGACTTATTCCGCTGCCTTACCTCCTCCGTGGAAGGACTGTTTTCTCATAAAGCTGATGCGCAACTTTCTGCCGGTTGGTTTCAAGCAAGAATTCAAAGAAATGTTCAGACTGGCCGCACCAGCC ACGATTGGCCAGCTCATGAGTTTGTCATTGGGATTGGTCAGCACCGTGTTCTGTGGCCACCTGGGGAGGGTGGAACTGGCGTCGGTGTCTTTGGCCATATCA GTAATCAATGTCACGGGTATATCGGTTGGCTTCGGTCTGTCGTCAGCCTGCGACACGCTGATATCTCAG ACGTTTGGGAGTTGTAACTTGCAGAAGGTGGGCACCATTCTGCAGCGGGGCGTGCTCATCCTCCTGCTGGCCTGTTGCCCCTGCTGGGCCATCCTCGTCAACACAGAGGTCATTCTGCTGGCAGTCAGACAAGAACCGGAGGTGGCCAG AATGGCTCAGTTGTATGTGAAGATCTTCATGCCGGCGCTTCCT GCTACTTTCATGTATTCTTTGCAAACAAAGTACCTGCAAAACCAG GGCATCATTTGGCCTGAGGTCATCACAGGACTTGTGGTGAACCTCATCAATGCTCTCCTCAACTACATTTTCATATTCCTGTTAAACATGGGCTTGGA GGGTTCCGCCATCGCCAATTCCCTCTCCCAGGCCTCGCTGGCGACGATCCTCTTTTGTTACATTATTTGGAAGGGTCTTCACAAGGCCACCTGGGCAG GCTGGTCCAAAGCTTGCCTCCAGGACTGGGGCTCCTACATCAACTTGGCCATCCCCAGTATGGCCATGATGTGCATCGAGTTGTGGACCTATGAGATTGGGGGCTTTCTGGCAG GGCTCATAAATGAGGTGGAACTTGGAGCTCAGTCGGTCATATTTCAACTAGCCAACATAGCCGTCGTGGTAATTTCCCCTCGTGCGAGTTTTTCCTGCGCCACAGGCAGTAACAGGCAGACTTTAACGCTCCAATCTCAACAGTTTCCTTTAGGTTTCAGCATCGCCGGCAACATCCGAGTGGGAAACTCATTGGGGGCCAAAAACACCGAGCAGGCCAGGCTGTCGGCGAAATCTGCCACGCTGTGTGCTG TCTCAATCTCCATATGTTTGGCGACAATCATCGGGGCCTCCAAGGACTACATCGCTTACTTGTTTACAAATGACGA GCAAATCAGGAAAAGGGTTGCTGAGGTCGTCGGTTTTTACCCTCCCTTTATCATCTTCGATGCCATATCG GCCACCGTTGGGGGCATCATGAGAGGAGCAGGTAAACAGAAAGTTGGAGCCATTTGCAACATTTTGGGATATTACGGACTTGGTTTACCCATGGGGACGTCACTGATGTTTGCAGCCAAGTTGGGAATCACGg GGTTGTGGATAGGTTTGCTCACCTGCATGTTCCTGCAGACTTCCTTTCTGATTTCCTACCTGTTGAGGCTGAACTGGAAGAAAATTACAGAAGAG GCTCAGATCAGAGTGGGAAACGTCACAAAACCAA TGATGTCATCCAAAGTGGATGACTCTGAAGACTCGCAGGATCTGGATGAGACTGAAGAAGCAGCATTGATGCCAAACCGGGAGCAGATGTCCCACAGGTCTCTGGTCCTGCGGAGGGGCCTGGTTCTGGTTTTAATGCTCTTCATCCTGGCTTTTGGGATCATTTTAAACCTGACCATAATGAAACTCATTACCTGA
- the LOC101073269 gene encoding multidrug and toxin extrusion protein 1-like isoform X4, with protein MATYSAALPPPWKDCFLIKLMRNFLPVGFKQEFKEMFRLAAPATIGQLMSLSLGLVSTVFCGHLGRVELASVSLAISVINVTGISVGFGLSSACDTLISQTFGSCNLQKVGTILQRGVLILLLACCPCWAILVNTEVILLAVRQEPEVARMAQLYVKIFMPALPATFMYSLQTKYLQNQGIIWPEVITGLVVNLINALLNYIFIFLLNMGLEGSAIANSLSQASLATILFCYIIWKGLHKATWAGWSKACLQDWGSYINLAIPSMAMMCIELWTYEIGGFLAGLINEVELGAQSVIFQLANIAVVFPLGFSIAGNIRVGNSLGAKNTEQARLSAKSATLCAVSISICLATIIGASKDYIAYLFTNDEQIRKRVAEVVGFYPPFIIFDAISATVGGIMRGAGKQKVGAICNILGYYGLGLPMGTSLMFAAKLGITGLWIGLLTCMFLQTSFLISYLLRLNWKKITEEAQIRVGNVTKPMMSSKVDDSEDSQDLDETEEAALMPNREQMSHRSLVLRRGLVLVLMLFILAFGIILNLTIMKLIT; from the exons ATGGCGACTTATTCCGCTGCCTTACCTCCTCCGTGGAAGGACTGTTTTCTCATAAAGCTGATGCGCAACTTTCTGCCGGTTGGTTTCAAGCAAGAATTCAAAGAAATGTTCAGACTGGCCGCACCAGCC ACGATTGGCCAGCTCATGAGTTTGTCATTGGGATTGGTCAGCACCGTGTTCTGTGGCCACCTGGGGAGGGTGGAACTGGCGTCGGTGTCTTTGGCCATATCA GTAATCAATGTCACGGGTATATCGGTTGGCTTCGGTCTGTCGTCAGCCTGCGACACGCTGATATCTCAG ACGTTTGGGAGTTGTAACTTGCAGAAGGTGGGCACCATTCTGCAGCGGGGCGTGCTCATCCTCCTGCTGGCCTGTTGCCCCTGCTGGGCCATCCTCGTCAACACAGAGGTCATTCTGCTGGCAGTCAGACAAGAACCGGAGGTGGCCAG AATGGCTCAGTTGTATGTGAAGATCTTCATGCCGGCGCTTCCT GCTACTTTCATGTATTCTTTGCAAACAAAGTACCTGCAAAACCAG GGCATCATTTGGCCTGAGGTCATCACAGGACTTGTGGTGAACCTCATCAATGCTCTCCTCAACTACATTTTCATATTCCTGTTAAACATGGGCTTGGA GGGTTCCGCCATCGCCAATTCCCTCTCCCAGGCCTCGCTGGCGACGATCCTCTTTTGTTACATTATTTGGAAGGGTCTTCACAAGGCCACCTGGGCAG GCTGGTCCAAAGCTTGCCTCCAGGACTGGGGCTCCTACATCAACTTGGCCATCCCCAGTATGGCCATGATGTGCATCGAGTTGTGGACCTATGAGATTGGGGGCTTTCTGGCAG GGCTCATAAATGAGGTGGAACTTGGAGCTCAGTCGGTCATATTTCAACTAGCCAACATAGCCGTCGTG TTTCCTTTAGGTTTCAGCATCGCCGGCAACATCCGAGTGGGAAACTCATTGGGGGCCAAAAACACCGAGCAGGCCAGGCTGTCGGCGAAATCTGCCACGCTGTGTGCTG TCTCAATCTCCATATGTTTGGCGACAATCATCGGGGCCTCCAAGGACTACATCGCTTACTTGTTTACAAATGACGA GCAAATCAGGAAAAGGGTTGCTGAGGTCGTCGGTTTTTACCCTCCCTTTATCATCTTCGATGCCATATCG GCCACCGTTGGGGGCATCATGAGAGGAGCAGGTAAACAGAAAGTTGGAGCCATTTGCAACATTTTGGGATATTACGGACTTGGTTTACCCATGGGGACGTCACTGATGTTTGCAGCCAAGTTGGGAATCACGg GGTTGTGGATAGGTTTGCTCACCTGCATGTTCCTGCAGACTTCCTTTCTGATTTCCTACCTGTTGAGGCTGAACTGGAAGAAAATTACAGAAGAG GCTCAGATCAGAGTGGGAAACGTCACAAAACCAA TGATGTCATCCAAAGTGGATGACTCTGAAGACTCGCAGGATCTGGATGAGACTGAAGAAGCAGCATTGATGCCAAACCGGGAGCAGATGTCCCACAGGTCTCTGGTCCTGCGGAGGGGCCTGGTTCTGGTTTTAATGCTCTTCATCCTGGCTTTTGGGATCATTTTAAACCTGACCATAATGAAACTCATTACCTGA
- the LOC101073269 gene encoding multidrug and toxin extrusion protein 1-like isoform X2, with translation MATYSAALPPPWKDCFLIKLMRNFLPVGFKQEFKEMFRLAAPATIGQLMSLSLGLVSTVFCGHLGRVELASVSLAISVINVTGISVGFGLSSACDTLISQTFGSCNLQKVGTILQRGVLILLLACCPCWAILVNTEVILLAVRQEPEVARCFTAAFSPSLLQATFMYSLQTKYLQNQGIIWPEVITGLVVNLINALLNYIFIFLLNMGLEGSAIANSLSQASLATILFCYIIWKGLHKATWAGWSKACLQDWGSYINLAIPSMAMMCIELWTYEIGGFLAGLINEVELGAQSVIFQLANIAVVVISPRASFSCATGSNRQTLTLQSQQFPLGFSIAGNIRVGNSLGAKNTEQARLSAKSATLCAVSISICLATIIGASKDYIAYLFTNDEQIRKRVAEVVGFYPPFIIFDAISATVGGIMRGAGKQKVGAICNILGYYGLGLPMGTSLMFAAKLGITGLWIGLLTCMFLQTSFLISYLLRLNWKKITEEAQIRVGNVTKPMMSSKVDDSEDSQDLDETEEAALMPNREQMSHRSLVLRRGLVLVLMLFILAFGIILNLTIMKLIT, from the exons ATGGCGACTTATTCCGCTGCCTTACCTCCTCCGTGGAAGGACTGTTTTCTCATAAAGCTGATGCGCAACTTTCTGCCGGTTGGTTTCAAGCAAGAATTCAAAGAAATGTTCAGACTGGCCGCACCAGCC ACGATTGGCCAGCTCATGAGTTTGTCATTGGGATTGGTCAGCACCGTGTTCTGTGGCCACCTGGGGAGGGTGGAACTGGCGTCGGTGTCTTTGGCCATATCA GTAATCAATGTCACGGGTATATCGGTTGGCTTCGGTCTGTCGTCAGCCTGCGACACGCTGATATCTCAG ACGTTTGGGAGTTGTAACTTGCAGAAGGTGGGCACCATTCTGCAGCGGGGCGTGCTCATCCTCCTGCTGGCCTGTTGCCCCTGCTGGGCCATCCTCGTCAACACAGAGGTCATTCTGCTGGCAGTCAGACAAGAACCGGAGGTGGCCAG GTGCTTTACTGCTGCTTTTTCCCCATCTTTACTCCAGGCTACTTTCATGTATTCTTTGCAAACAAAGTACCTGCAAAACCAG GGCATCATTTGGCCTGAGGTCATCACAGGACTTGTGGTGAACCTCATCAATGCTCTCCTCAACTACATTTTCATATTCCTGTTAAACATGGGCTTGGA GGGTTCCGCCATCGCCAATTCCCTCTCCCAGGCCTCGCTGGCGACGATCCTCTTTTGTTACATTATTTGGAAGGGTCTTCACAAGGCCACCTGGGCAG GCTGGTCCAAAGCTTGCCTCCAGGACTGGGGCTCCTACATCAACTTGGCCATCCCCAGTATGGCCATGATGTGCATCGAGTTGTGGACCTATGAGATTGGGGGCTTTCTGGCAG GGCTCATAAATGAGGTGGAACTTGGAGCTCAGTCGGTCATATTTCAACTAGCCAACATAGCCGTCGTGGTAATTTCCCCTCGTGCGAGTTTTTCCTGCGCCACAGGCAGTAACAGGCAGACTTTAACGCTCCAATCTCAACAGTTTCCTTTAGGTTTCAGCATCGCCGGCAACATCCGAGTGGGAAACTCATTGGGGGCCAAAAACACCGAGCAGGCCAGGCTGTCGGCGAAATCTGCCACGCTGTGTGCTG TCTCAATCTCCATATGTTTGGCGACAATCATCGGGGCCTCCAAGGACTACATCGCTTACTTGTTTACAAATGACGA GCAAATCAGGAAAAGGGTTGCTGAGGTCGTCGGTTTTTACCCTCCCTTTATCATCTTCGATGCCATATCG GCCACCGTTGGGGGCATCATGAGAGGAGCAGGTAAACAGAAAGTTGGAGCCATTTGCAACATTTTGGGATATTACGGACTTGGTTTACCCATGGGGACGTCACTGATGTTTGCAGCCAAGTTGGGAATCACGg GGTTGTGGATAGGTTTGCTCACCTGCATGTTCCTGCAGACTTCCTTTCTGATTTCCTACCTGTTGAGGCTGAACTGGAAGAAAATTACAGAAGAG GCTCAGATCAGAGTGGGAAACGTCACAAAACCAA TGATGTCATCCAAAGTGGATGACTCTGAAGACTCGCAGGATCTGGATGAGACTGAAGAAGCAGCATTGATGCCAAACCGGGAGCAGATGTCCCACAGGTCTCTGGTCCTGCGGAGGGGCCTGGTTCTGGTTTTAATGCTCTTCATCCTGGCTTTTGGGATCATTTTAAACCTGACCATAATGAAACTCATTACCTGA